A single region of the Gorilla gorilla gorilla isolate KB3781 chromosome 1, NHGRI_mGorGor1-v2.1_pri, whole genome shotgun sequence genome encodes:
- the LOC129525702 gene encoding uncharacterized protein gives MEDQISRWRQRLRVCGLHKAPLGAVVRSAGFRLCACEVASATLAPNPVAHLAHGECGAESTTGAGHSQPLSSAKTSPERRTSALKDPPASAGCRGSSSRGGESRIPSLHSRTVPRPPAASGAAPLGM, from the exons ATGGAGGATCAGATTTCAAGATGGCGCCAGCGGCTTCGCGTCTGCGGCCTCCACAAGGCTCCTCTGGGAGCTGTAGTCCGGTCAGCGGGCTTCCGGCTCTGCGCATGCGAGGTAGCCAGCGCGACCCTCGCCCCAAATCCGGTTGCACACCTGGCTCACGGCGAGTGCGGAGCAGAAAGCACTACTGGCGCGGGCCACAGCCAGCCGCTTTCATCTGCTAAGACCTCACCTGAAAGGCGCACCAGTGCCCTcaaggatcctcccgcctctgcagGATGTCGAGGCTCCTCCTCGCGGGGAGGAGAAAGCCGAATCCCCTCCCTGCATTCTCGGACAGTGCCACGTCCTCCGGCTGCCAGCGGGGCAGCGCCGCTAG GTATGTGA